The proteins below come from a single Acidobacteriota bacterium genomic window:
- a CDS encoding DUF3368 domain-containing protein: MIVVSDTTPLRYLIELEAVHLLETLFSQVIIPPEISHELQGTNTPQKVKDWMQARPAWLEICAVDASSYVPVIEIHAGEREAIALAIELVADGILVDDKDARREAQRAGLTIIPTLAILELAARRNLIDLPAVMAQLPKTSFHISQKLYDEMLERDRLRKQQP; the protein is encoded by the coding sequence ATGATCGTCGTTTCAGATACAACGCCGCTGCGTTATTTGATCGAGCTTGAAGCTGTCCATTTGCTCGAAACCCTCTTCAGTCAGGTCATCATTCCCCCGGAAATCTCTCACGAATTGCAAGGCACGAATACACCGCAAAAGGTTAAAGACTGGATGCAAGCCCGTCCCGCTTGGCTGGAAATTTGCGCCGTAGATGCGAGCAGCTACGTTCCCGTCATTGAGATTCACGCGGGTGAACGCGAAGCAATTGCCTTGGCGATTGAACTCGTCGCCGACGGAATCCTGGTTGACGATAAAGACGCCCGCCGCGAAGCCCAACGCGCTGGGTTGACGATTATTCCCACACTCGCCATTCTGGAATTGGCCGCCCGCCGCAACCTGATTGATTTGCCCGCCGTGATGGCGCAGTTGCCTAAAACCAGCTTCCACATCTCACAGAAACTTTACGACGAAATGCTTGAAAGAGACAGGCTGCGCAAGCAACAACCATAA